GATGTCGACGTCGATCGTGCGCGGGCCCCAGCGCTCGTCCCGCACCCGCTCGAAGGCTTCCTCGATCGCGTGCCCGCGCTCCAGGAGGGACTCCGGCGGCAGCGTCGTCTTGATCAGCACCACGGCGTTGAAGTACGCCGGCTGGCTGGCGGCGTCCACGCCCCACGGCTCGGTCTCGTACACCGGCGAGACCGCCTTGACGCGCAGGCCAGGGGTGTCCTCCAGCGCGTCCACGGCGCCCTGGAGGGTCTCCAGGCGGTTGCCGAGGTTGCTGCCGAGGGAGATCACGGCGCGTTTGGGGTTGGAGAGCGTCACATCGGCGGCGTCCACCTGCTCCACGACGGAGGCGGGCACCGGCTGAACGGTCGGGTCACTGCTGGTGTTCATGTACTCGACTCCGAGTGATGGTGATGGTCACGTCGTCGAAGGGGACGGTGATCGGCGCGTCCGGCTTGTGCACCACCACCTCCACTTCCTGCACGCCCTCGTGCTTGAGGCACTGGTCGGCGATGCGCTCCGCCAGGGTCTCGATGAGGTCGACGGGCTCGCCCTCCACGACGGCCACCACCTCCTCGGCCACGACGCCGTAGTGCACGGTCTTCGCGAGATCGTCGGATGCGGCCGCCTGGCGGGTGTCCAGACCGAGAACCAGGTCGACGATGAAGGTCTGGCCTTCCTCGCGCTCACGGGGAAACACCCCGTGGTGGCCCCGGGCCTTCAGCCCACGCAGCGCGACACGATCCACGCGAATCACTCCCACTGGTCCACGGCACCTCTGGCGCCACTGTTTCGTCGGTTCCGGGCAGGCGTCCGGAGCGATCCGGCAACACTGCCCCGCCATCGAATCTACCTTCGAGCACCGACAGTCCTCGCCCACGGGGGCTATGGACATGTCCCCGTCCTGCTGCTAAGCACGGCACAGCCAGCGGGCCGGGAGATCGTCCGCGCGGCCTCTTACCCCCCTCCGCACGCCCCACCCCTACCCGTGCCGCACTTGGCTCGAACGGGTGCGCCCTCGCCCGGATGGCTGACGTGTCCCGCTGACGCGGTGCGCACCCCGCCGCCGGGAGCGCAAGAGCAGCCGGCCATGGCAAGGTTCACACGCCGGGCCGACCGGATCTTGAGACGTACGGCCGCGCGCCGTGCGCACGAGCTCCGCACGCCCGTCAGGACGCACCGGAGCCCGCCGCGCGCACGCATCGCCGCCCGCTTCCCGGAAGCCGTCCGGCGGGCCGCCTCACGCGCCCGGCGGACCGCCTCAGAGGACGCCCTCGTCGCCCTCGCCCTCGCCGAGCCCCCCGGCCCCGCCGCCCTCGCCGTCCTCGTCCTCGTCGTCGTCCCGGTCCGCCAGCACCGGCGACCCGTGGTGCGACCACACCCGCCAGCCCTCCTCCGTACGCCGGAAGACATTGGTCGCCACGACCAGCTGGCCGATCAGCGGGCCCACCGAGCCGTCGTCCTCCGCCGGACCGCCGCTGAGGATGTTCTCGGTGCAGGTCACCAGGGCGGTGTCACCGATGACATCGATCTCCACGTCCGTCAGGAAGAACTGGATGTACTCGGTGTTCGCCATGATCAGGGCGTACGAGCGCAGCACCTCACCGCGCCCCCGCAGCACCGGCCAGCCGGGGTGGACCACGCTCACCTGGCCGTCCAGCCACAGTTCGGCCAGCGCCTCGTGATCGCCGCGCTCGATGGTCTCGTACAGGGTCGTGTTGGCCTGCTCGACCAACTCGATGTCCGTCCGTGGGCCCAAGCCGCTCACACCGTTCCCGTCGAATTCGCCGTCGTCCCGCTCGTCCCGCCGTCACCGGCCGTACCTGCTGTCGCGCTCTCCACGGCACGGGCCACCCGTACCGCGTCCGCGCTCGCCCTGACCTCGTGCACCCGCACCGCCCAGGCCCCCTCCCGCGCCACGATCGCCGACACCGCCGCCGTCGCGGCATCCCGCTCCCGGGCCGGCGGCGGGGCGGCTTCCGTGCCGCCCGCCAGCACCCTGCCCAGGAACCGTTTCCTCGATGCGGCCACCAGCAGCGGTCGGCCCAGCGCCCGCAGCCGCGGCAGGTGGGCGACCAGCGCGAGGTCGTGCTCGGCCGCCTTGGCGAAGCCCAGACCGGGGTCGATGACGATCCGGTCGGGGTCGACGCCGCCGGCCACCGCGCGCTCCATGGCCCGCCCCAGTTCGTCGACGACCTCGCCGACCACGTCCCCGTAGACGGCACGGTTGTTCATGTCGATGGACTGGCCGCGCCAGTGCATCACCACGAACGGGACGTGGTGGGCGGCCACCACCGGCACCATGGCCGGATCGGCGGCGCCCCCGCTGACGTCGTTGACCAGCTGCGCCCCGGCCTCGACCGCCTGTTCGGCGACGGACGCCCGCATGGTGTCGACGGAGACCACCACACCGGCCGCGGCCAGCTCCCGTACGACCGGGACGACCCGCCGCAGCTCCTCGGTCTCGTCGACCCGCGCCGCGCCCGGCCGGGTGGACTCGCCGCCCACGTCGACCAGGTCGGCGCCCTGCGCCACCAGGTCCAGGCCGTGTTTGACGGCGAGTTCGGTGTCGAACCACTCGCCGCCGTCGGAGAACGAATCGGGCGTCACATTCACGACGCCCATCACCGCGCAGCGGTCCCAGTCCGGCAGTCCGGCCACCCGGCCACGCAAGGTACTCATGGCACCAGCGTAGGCCGTGTGCCGACCGGCCGGATTGCGGCCACCGCGTGCGGCGGACCGCACCGGCCGGAGCGGTCCGCCGGTGTCCGTCAGGCCGCCGGTTCGACCGCGCCCGCGGTCCGCGCCCGCTCCACGACGTGTGCGCACGGCCGCGGCTCCGCGGCCTTCCTGCGCCGCAGTACGCGCGGCAGGCCCAGCTCCAGATAGCCCTCGGCCTGCAGCGCCGCCAGGCCGATGCGCGGGATGTCGCGGCTGTTGCGGAACACCACGAAGCGGGGCTCCCAGCGCGGCTGGAACTTGTCGTTGAACTTGTAGAGCGACTCGATCTGGTACCAGCGGGACAGGAAGATCAGCATCCCCCGCCAGACCCGGATGACCGGCCCCGCGCCGAGCTTCTCGCCGCGCTCCAGGGACGAGCGGAAGACCGCGAAGTTCAGCGAGACCTGCTTGATCCCGAGGTCCGGGGCGGCCTGCAGCGCCGCGACGATCAGCAGTTCGTTCATGCCCGGGTCGGCGCTGCGGTCGCGCCGCATCAGCTCCAGCGAGATCCCGCTGTCGCCCCACGGCACGAAGTGCTGCATCGCCTTCAGGTCCCCGTACGCCCCCGGCTCCTCCCCCTCGCCGGCCGGCAGATGGGCGGTGGCGATCACCGCGTCGCCGTCGGCCACCGCGTCGATCCGGCCCAGCGCCATCGAGAAGCCGCGCTCGGTGTCGGTGTCCCGCCAGTCGTTCGCGGCCTGCTGGAGCCGCGCCAGCTCCTCGGGCTCCAGGTCGCGCACCCGCCGCACCCGGGTGTGGTAGCCGTTGCGCTCGATGCGCTTGACCATCTGCCGCACGTTGCGCATCGCGCGCCCGCTGAGGGTGAAGCCGGCGACGTCCACGATCGCCTCGTCGCCGAGCTCCAGCGCGTCCATGCCGGTCTCCCGGGTCCACACCTGGCCGCCGGTCTCGCTGCAGCCGGTGACCGCGGGCGTCCAGGAGTGCGCCCGGGCCTCCTCCATGAAGCGCTCGATGGCGCCCGGCCACGCCTCGACGTCGCCTATCGGGTCGCCGCTGGCGAGCATCACGCCGGAGATCACCCGGTAGCAGACCGCGGCCTTGCCGGACGGGGAGAACACCGCGCCCTTGTCGCGGCGCAGCGCGAAGTATCCGAGCGAGTCCCGGGCGCCGTGGGTGGCGAGCAGCTCGCGCAGCCGTGCCTCGTCGTCCTCGGTCAGCCGGGCCGCCGGGTGCTCGGGCCGGAAGGCGAGGTACGCGGTGGTGGCGACGGTCAGCAGGCCCAGCGCGCCGAGGGAGTAGCCGACGGTGTAGTCGACCTGGTTGGTGTAGCCGATGGGGCCCTCGAAGCCGAACATGCCCCACAGGACGTGCTCGGCGCGCGCCGCGAAGGACGGCGAGCCGACGATCTTGTGGGGGTGGGAGCTGACGATCACCATGCCGATGGCGAAGCTGGCGCCGCCGAGCACGACCAGGTTGGCCAGCGCCTTCCAGCGGCTGCGGGGGTCGGGCAGCGCCGCGAATTCCTTGCGGTGCCACACCAGGAACACCAGCAGCACCAGCGACAGCACCGCGCCGAAGACGGAGTGCCGGTAACCGAGCTGCGCGGCGATACCGACCGGCAGCAGGGCCACCGCCGCCACCCACGCCCGCCGTTTGCGCCGTTTGAGTCCGTGGGCCAGCAGGAGCAGCAGGATGCCGACGACGATGGACGCGGCGGCCGCCAGCGGGCTGACCGCTCCCGGCAGCACCTCGGCCACCGCGTGCATACGGCTGTGCCGGAACCGCGGGAACACGCCGGCCGCCAGGTTCAGCAGGCCGACGATCACGCCGGCCGTGCCGACGAACCCCGGCACCGCCGCGGGCCGCGGGCCGCGGAGCCAGCGTGGCGTTCGCCACGCAACCTTCTCCGACTTTTCGCCATCTAGCCTGTCAGACATCACTTTCCCGTCGCCCCGGTCGAGAGAACGTGCGAGCCTTGTCGCAGCATCTGGACTTTTTGCGCCCTGTATGACGGCGTTTCAGGGCTCGGGGTTCCATCAGCGGTACGGATGACCCGGCCGCCCGGAAGAAAGCACCACATGGGTCTCACCAGCAAGAAAGTGCTGCTTCTTGCCGTCCTCGTCGCGGTGGCACTGTTCGTCCTCACCGTGTGGCTCTGGCCACGGCTGTCCAAGGGGAACTGGCGCGCCGTCCTGGGACGCGTCGGACTGCTGCTGGCCACCCAGCTCTCGATCTTCGCCGCGATCGGTCTGTTCGCCAACAACTCCTTCGGTTTCTACGCCTCCTGGGCCGACCTCTTCGGCCAGGAGCAGGAGCCGGGCGTGGTGACCAATTATCAGACCGGCCCGAACGGCACCAAGCTGGAGATGCTGGGGACCGAGCGGATCAGCGTGCAGAACGGGTCGCGGCCCGCGTCCGCCGGCCGCATCGACAAGGTACTGATCCAGGGCGAGCATTCCGGGATCGCCAGCCCGGCATTCGTCTATCTGCCGCCGCAGTACTTCCAGAAGAAATACGCGAAGCAGAAATTCCCGGCGGCTCTGGTGCTCACCGGCTATCCGGGCACCGCGGAGGCACTGTACAAAAAGCTGCATTTCCCGCAGACCCAGCACGAACTGCTCGGCAAGCACAAGATGCGGCCGACCGTTCTGGTGATGATGCGCCCGACGGTGGCGCCGCCCCGCGACACCGAATGCGTCGACATACCGAACGGCCCGCAGACCGAGACGTTCTTCACCAAGGACCTGCGCCGGGACATCACCGAGCACTACCGAATAGGGAGCCAGGCGAAGAGCTGGGGCGTCATGGGCGACTCCACCGGCGGCTACTGCGCCCTGAAGATGGCCATGCGCCACCCCGAGGCGTACTCCACCGCGGTCGCCCTCTCCGGCGCCTACAAGGCTCCCCTGGACGCCACCACCGGTGACCTCTTCGGCGGCAACTCGCAGCTCCAGCGGGAGAACAACCTGCTGTGGCGCCAGCGGCACATGCCCGCTCCCCCGGTGAACCTGCTGGTCACCAGCAGCAAGCAGGGCGAGGGCAACTACCACCAGACGATGCGCTTCATCGAGCAGACCAAGTCGCCCACCCGCATCTCGTCGATCATCCTCGACAGCGGCGGCCACAACTTCAACACCTGGCGCCGCGAGATCCCGGCGGCGCTGCAGTGGCTGGGCAACCACCTGACGGCCTGACGGCCGTACCTCCGCCGGCGGGGTTTCCCCGCCGGCGGAGCCGTGTCAGCGGGCGAGTATCAGGCTCATCGCCTCGGCGCGGGTCGCCGCGTCCCGCAGCTGGCCGCGCACCGCCGAGGTAGTGGTCTTGGCGCCGGGCTTGCGGACCCCGCGCATGGTCATGCACATGTGCTCGCACTCGATGACGACGATCACCCCGCGCGGCTCCAGGATCTCCATCAGGGAGTCCGCGATCTGGGTGGTCAGCCGCTCCTGGACCTGCGGGCGGCGGGCATAGACGTCGACCAGCCGGGCCAGCTTCGACAGCCCGGTGATCTTGCCGTCGGCGGACGGGATGTAGC
The sequence above is a segment of the Streptomyces lydicus genome. Coding sequences within it:
- the folK gene encoding 2-amino-4-hydroxy-6-hydroxymethyldihydropteridine diphosphokinase, producing the protein MNTSSDPTVQPVPASVVEQVDAADVTLSNPKRAVISLGSNLGNRLETLQGAVDALEDTPGLRVKAVSPVYETEPWGVDAASQPAYFNAVVLIKTTLPPESLLERGHAIEEAFERVRDERWGPRTIDVDIVAYQDVLSDDPLLTLPHPRAHERAFVLVPWLDVDPEAEVPGRGAVAELLSAVGRAGVVARADLELRLPE
- the folB gene encoding dihydroneopterin aldolase, which produces MDRVALRGLKARGHHGVFPREREEGQTFIVDLVLGLDTRQAAASDDLAKTVHYGVVAEEVVAVVEGEPVDLIETLAERIADQCLKHEGVQEVEVVVHKPDAPITVPFDDVTITITRSRVHEHQQ
- a CDS encoding alpha/beta hydrolase, with the protein product MGLTSKKVLLLAVLVAVALFVLTVWLWPRLSKGNWRAVLGRVGLLLATQLSIFAAIGLFANNSFGFYASWADLFGQEQEPGVVTNYQTGPNGTKLEMLGTERISVQNGSRPASAGRIDKVLIQGEHSGIASPAFVYLPPQYFQKKYAKQKFPAALVLTGYPGTAEALYKKLHFPQTQHELLGKHKMRPTVLVMMRPTVAPPRDTECVDIPNGPQTETFFTKDLRRDITEHYRIGSQAKSWGVMGDSTGGYCALKMAMRHPEAYSTAVALSGAYKAPLDATTGDLFGGNSQLQRENNLLWRQRHMPAPPVNLLVTSSKQGEGNYHQTMRFIEQTKSPTRISSIILDSGGHNFNTWRREIPAALQWLGNHLTA
- a CDS encoding phosphatidylglycerol lysyltransferase domain-containing protein → MSDRLDGEKSEKVAWRTPRWLRGPRPAAVPGFVGTAGVIVGLLNLAAGVFPRFRHSRMHAVAEVLPGAVSPLAAAASIVVGILLLLLAHGLKRRKRRAWVAAVALLPVGIAAQLGYRHSVFGAVLSLVLLVFLVWHRKEFAALPDPRSRWKALANLVVLGGASFAIGMVIVSSHPHKIVGSPSFAARAEHVLWGMFGFEGPIGYTNQVDYTVGYSLGALGLLTVATTAYLAFRPEHPAARLTEDDEARLRELLATHGARDSLGYFALRRDKGAVFSPSGKAAVCYRVISGVMLASGDPIGDVEAWPGAIERFMEEARAHSWTPAVTGCSETGGQVWTRETGMDALELGDEAIVDVAGFTLSGRAMRNVRQMVKRIERNGYHTRVRRVRDLEPEELARLQQAANDWRDTDTERGFSMALGRIDAVADGDAVIATAHLPAGEGEEPGAYGDLKAMQHFVPWGDSGISLELMRRDRSADPGMNELLIVAALQAAPDLGIKQVSLNFAVFRSSLERGEKLGAGPVIRVWRGMLIFLSRWYQIESLYKFNDKFQPRWEPRFVVFRNSRDIPRIGLAALQAEGYLELGLPRVLRRRKAAEPRPCAHVVERARTAGAVEPAA
- the folP gene encoding dihydropteroate synthase, producing the protein MSTLRGRVAGLPDWDRCAVMGVVNVTPDSFSDGGEWFDTELAVKHGLDLVAQGADLVDVGGESTRPGAARVDETEELRRVVPVVRELAAAGVVVSVDTMRASVAEQAVEAGAQLVNDVSGGAADPAMVPVVAAHHVPFVVMHWRGQSIDMNNRAVYGDVVGEVVDELGRAMERAVAGGVDPDRIVIDPGLGFAKAAEHDLALVAHLPRLRALGRPLLVAASRKRFLGRVLAGGTEAAPPPARERDAATAAVSAIVAREGAWAVRVHEVRASADAVRVARAVESATAGTAGDGGTSGTTANSTGTV
- a CDS encoding nuclear transport factor 2 family protein, encoding MGPRTDIELVEQANTTLYETIERGDHEALAELWLDGQVSVVHPGWPVLRGRGEVLRSYALIMANTEYIQFFLTDVEIDVIGDTALVTCTENILSGGPAEDDGSVGPLIGQLVVATNVFRRTEEGWRVWSHHGSPVLADRDDDEDEDGEGGGAGGLGEGEGDEGVL